The Setaria italica strain Yugu1 chromosome IX, Setaria_italica_v2.0, whole genome shotgun sequence genome has a window encoding:
- the LOC101757564 gene encoding 3-ketoacyl-CoA synthase 12, with translation MELLPLLTALLLAHALAYLAWTAAARRRQSRCYLLDYVCHKPCDTRKISTEEAGDLIQRNKRLGLADYRFLLRVIVRSGIGEETYAPRSILEGREDSPTLQDALDEMDAFLDEAVAGLFARTGVAPRDVDVLVFNVSMLSPAPSLASRVVRRYGLREDVAAYNLAGMGCSAGLVALDLARNALRTRPRALALVVSSESIAPNWYSGTDKSMMLANCLFRSGGAAVLITNDPARRGRAKMELRCLVRAHIGANDDAHACALQREDAEGRVGISLSKALPKAAVRAFAANLRRVAPSILPVSELARFAARLLSWRLLHPSSGKKQGGAGDAPRINFKTGVDHFCLHPGGTAVIEAVKQSLGLDDGDVEPARMTLHRWGNTSASSLWYVLSYMEAKGRLEVGDRVLMVTFGSGFKCNSCLWEVTGDMADKGPWESCIDSYPPERLANPYMDKFGWINDVEGDTLML, from the coding sequence ATGGAGCTTCTTCCTCTGCTCACGGCGCTCCTCCTGGCGCACGCCCTGGCCTACCTGGCCTGgacggccgccgcgcgccgccggcagTCGCGGTGCTACCTCCTTGACTACGTCTGCCACAAACCCTGCGACACCCGCAAGATCTCcacggaggaggccggcgactTGATCCAGCGCAACAAGCGGCTGGGCCTCGCCGACTaccgcttcctcctccgcgTCATCGTCCGCTCCGGCATCGGCGAGGAGACCTACGCCCCGCGCAGCATCCTCGAGGGCCGCGAGGACTCGCCCACCCTGCAGGACGCGCTGGACGAGATGGACGCCTTCCTCGACGAGGCCGTCGCCGGGCTCTTCGCCCGCACCGGCGTCGCGCCCCGCGACGTCGACGTGCTCGTCTTCAACGTCTCTATGCTCTCCCCGGCGCCGTCGCTGGCGTCCCGGGTTGTCCGCCGCTACGGCCTGCGCGAGGACGTCGCGGCGTACAACCTCGCCGGGATGGGGTGCAGCGCCGGCCTCGTCGCGCTGGACCTCGCCCGGAACGCGCTCCGGACGCGGCCACGCGCGCTGGCGCTCGTGGTCTCGTCGGAGTCCATCGCGCCCAACTGGTACTCCGGCACCGACAAGTCCATGATGCTCGCCAACTGCCTGttccgcagcggcggcgccgccgtcctgATCACCAACGACCcggcccgccgcggccgcgccaaGATGGAGCTCCGCTGCCTCGTGCGCGCGCACATCGGCGCCAACGACGACGCGCACGCGTGCGCGCTGCAGCGCGAGGACGCCGAGGGCCGCGTCGGGATCAGCCTCAGCAAGGCGCTCCCCAAGGCCGCCGTGCGCGCCTTCGCCGCCAACCTGCGCCGCGTCGCGCCGAGCATCCTCCCCGTGTCCGAGCTCGCGCGGTTCGCCGCGCGCCTCCTCTCCTGGCGGCTCCTGCACCCCTCCTCCGGCAAGAAGCagggtggcgccggcgacgcccccAGGATCAACTTCAAGACCGGCGTGGACCACTTCTGCCTCCACCCCGGCGGCACGGCGGTGATCGAGGCGGTGAAGCAGAGCCTGGGGCTGGACGACGGTGACGTGGAGCCGGCGCGGATGACGCTGCACCGGTGGGGGAACACGTCGGCGAGCAGCCTCTGGTACGTGCTCTCCTACATGGAGGCCAAGGGACGGctcgaggtcggggacagggTGCTCATGGTGACCTTCGGGTCGGGGTTCAAGTGCAACAGCTGCCTGTGGGAGGTGACCGGCGACATGGCCGACAAGGGGCCGTGGGAGAGCTGCATCGACAGCTACCCGCCGGAGAGGCTCGCCAACCCGTACATGGACAAGTTTGGGTGGATCAACGACGTCGAAGGCGACACCTTGATGCTCTAA
- the LOC101757961 gene encoding uncharacterized protein LOC101757961 — protein sequence MSESMADDVDARAAAAATGDAGRASGLAEGGQPPAVKGGATISVAVVLLAVLVASVAALLVSSVPRAGDGVGEGAVGKGMQGAAGGGAAGEAAGKRAEPVEQALGGDVGIPGFNSRLDAFRAWARLTWMKLRRPRSDEPRYDADAAAGSAGSVAGAAKKSFEMGKETVEQAAATAARATGDAVEATKEKVKGAGSPSSSDSEL from the exons ATGTCCGAATCCATGGCCGACGACGTCGACGccagggcggcggccgcggcaacgggcgacgccggccgcgccagcggCCTCGCGGAGGGCGGGCAGCCGCCGGCGGTGAAGGGCGGCGCGACCATATCCGTGGCGGTCGTCCTGCTCGCGGTGCTGGTGGCCTCCGTCGCGGCGCTGCTGGTGTCGTCGGTgccgcgcgccggcgacggAGTCGGCGAGGGCGCCGTCGGCAAAGGGATGCAGGGggctgcgggcggcggggcggcgggggaaGCCGCGGGGAAGCGCGCCGAGCCTGTCGAGCAAGCgctcggcggcgacgtcggcaTCCCGGGGTTCAACAGCCGGCTGGACGCGTTCCGCGCGTGGGCGAGGCTCACGTGGATGAAGCTCCGGCGGCCGCGCTCCGACGAGCCTCG gtacgacgccgacgccgccgccgggagcgcCGGCTCTGTGGCGGGCGCGGCGAAGAAGAGCTTCGAGATGGGCAAGGAGACGgtggagcaggcggcggcgaccgcggcaAGAGCCACGGGGGACGCCGTGGAGGCGACCAAGGAGAAGGTGAAGGGAGCAggctcgccgtcctcctccgacTCGGAGCTCTGA